One segment of Pontibacter akesuensis DNA contains the following:
- a CDS encoding SusC/RagA family TonB-linked outer membrane protein, with protein sequence MKRALLKKARYLCGLLLMLVAVTGAIAQGTTLQGQVVDENGSPLPGVTVLVKGTTNGTATGLDGSFTLNASTANPTLVFSYIGYQTKEVPVNGQANIRVSLAVDSKALEEVVVIGYGTVKKSDLTGSVTSVRGEDLTAIPVTNGLEVLQGKVPGLDLTRTSGQAGAALNFNIRGTRSIGAGNAPLVLVDGIRYDGPLDVNPNDIASMEVLKDATATAIYGSLGANGVILITTKSGGSGKAKVTFNSYYGISAANGYADIMSGPEWVALRRESRRTVGEWAGPEDDEKIFNPTQLENFRNGIYTDWADELLGTGSQQNYQVGVSGGTEKLSYYLSTEYFNEKGLLANDELTRYSGRMNVGYNILDNLKVSTSLMYTYKDQDIRRDPLNQANKMSPLGRPYDAEGNFLPFPVGDASTLNPLVDEQPGAFENNDINKRFFGNLSLDYTPINDLVLTSRFGVDQYNNRNGLYAATNTIETGVNGLSLARAELGNFSRITWENFANYSKSLSDNHEFSALLGTSIWSERQELFTAQGRNLLSSTFLFYNLGATQSAYQLGSGLREQSMASFFGRLNYKLLGKYLFTFVMRADGASVLAEGNKWDYFPSASVAWIVKEEAFLQNVNAISDLKIRLSYGLSGNSSVGAYQTLGGLGKSTYAFDQGTTEVPAFGFYPGALASPALGWETTATANLGIDFGLFNNRVTGTLDIYQQDTEDLLLERNLPTSTGFERVFDNIGATRNRGVELQLGTVNIDQTDGFRWTSDFSFTRNKEEVVKLADGVERDLNFGDFGLFVGEPINVFYDYEKIGIWQVGQEDEAALNQQQPGDIRVKDQNGDGIITPEDRTVIGNETPDWTLGVTNRFGYKGVELSFLVYARMGQTIISEAAGSYKIDGLENGPVVDYWTPENPTNAYPRPNAGTSRASTRYYSTLQYVDGSFIKVRDITLAYSFPQSISERLRLSNLRVYATAKNYFILKSEIDPYDPERGGALSFPMTKQMVFGINVAF encoded by the coding sequence ATGAAAAGAGCATTACTTAAAAAAGCGAGGTACTTGTGTGGCCTCCTTTTGATGCTGGTCGCCGTAACCGGGGCAATCGCACAGGGTACTACCTTGCAGGGGCAGGTAGTCGATGAAAATGGCAGTCCTCTCCCCGGGGTTACGGTGCTGGTGAAAGGCACTACGAACGGCACGGCCACCGGCTTGGATGGCAGCTTCACATTAAATGCATCCACCGCAAACCCAACTCTTGTATTCTCCTACATCGGGTACCAAACCAAGGAAGTGCCGGTAAATGGTCAGGCTAACATTCGGGTGTCTTTGGCTGTAGACTCCAAGGCTCTGGAAGAAGTGGTGGTGATCGGCTACGGTACGGTGAAAAAGTCAGACCTGACCGGATCAGTTACCTCAGTACGGGGCGAAGACCTTACGGCTATACCCGTTACCAACGGCCTGGAAGTGCTGCAGGGCAAGGTGCCGGGCCTGGACCTGACCAGAACAAGCGGCCAGGCAGGCGCTGCGTTGAACTTTAACATCAGGGGAACAAGATCCATCGGTGCGGGTAACGCGCCACTTGTGCTGGTAGACGGCATCCGCTACGACGGGCCGCTGGACGTAAACCCGAACGACATCGCCTCGATGGAAGTACTCAAGGATGCCACCGCTACTGCTATTTACGGTTCGCTGGGTGCAAACGGTGTTATCCTGATCACCACCAAGAGCGGCGGTTCAGGTAAGGCCAAGGTTACCTTCAACTCCTACTATGGCATTTCGGCGGCAAACGGCTATGCCGATATCATGTCCGGCCCGGAGTGGGTGGCCTTGCGCAGAGAATCGCGCAGAACAGTTGGCGAGTGGGCAGGTCCTGAGGATGACGAGAAGATCTTTAACCCGACTCAGCTGGAGAATTTCAGAAACGGCATTTACACTGATTGGGCAGATGAGCTACTGGGAACCGGAAGCCAGCAAAACTACCAAGTAGGTGTTTCCGGAGGAACGGAGAAGCTTAGCTATTACCTGTCTACTGAATATTTCAACGAAAAAGGCCTGCTGGCAAATGACGAACTGACCAGGTACAGTGGCCGCATGAATGTAGGCTACAACATACTGGACAACCTGAAGGTGAGCACCAGCCTGATGTATACGTATAAGGATCAGGACATCAGAAGAGACCCCCTGAACCAAGCCAACAAGATGAGCCCACTTGGCCGCCCGTACGATGCCGAGGGTAATTTCCTTCCTTTCCCGGTAGGCGATGCCTCTACCCTTAACCCATTGGTGGACGAGCAACCGGGAGCCTTTGAGAACAACGACATCAACAAGCGTTTCTTTGGAAACCTTTCCCTCGACTATACCCCAATCAATGACCTGGTGCTGACCTCCCGGTTTGGCGTGGACCAGTATAACAACCGCAATGGTTTATACGCGGCTACCAACACCATCGAAACAGGTGTGAACGGCTTGTCGCTGGCTCGTGCAGAACTGGGTAATTTCTCCAGGATCACGTGGGAAAATTTTGCCAACTACTCCAAGTCACTTTCCGATAACCATGAGTTTTCCGCTTTGCTTGGAACAAGTATCTGGTCAGAGCGACAGGAACTGTTTACTGCTCAGGGCAGGAACCTGCTTTCATCTACCTTCTTATTTTACAACCTGGGCGCAACGCAGTCGGCTTACCAACTGGGCAGCGGCCTGCGGGAGCAAAGTATGGCCTCTTTCTTCGGCCGCCTGAACTATAAGTTGCTGGGCAAGTACCTGTTCACATTCGTGATGCGGGCAGACGGTGCCTCGGTGTTGGCAGAAGGAAACAAGTGGGACTACTTCCCGTCGGCTTCCGTGGCATGGATTGTGAAGGAAGAAGCATTCCTGCAGAACGTGAATGCCATCTCTGACCTGAAGATCCGTTTGAGCTACGGTTTGTCGGGCAACAGTTCAGTAGGCGCGTACCAGACCTTGGGTGGTTTAGGAAAATCGACCTATGCCTTTGATCAGGGAACTACAGAAGTACCTGCCTTCGGGTTTTACCCTGGCGCGCTTGCCAGCCCCGCGCTGGGTTGGGAAACAACGGCCACCGCGAACCTGGGCATAGACTTCGGCTTGTTCAATAATAGGGTGACTGGTACGTTGGATATCTACCAGCAGGACACAGAGGACCTGTTGCTGGAAAGAAACCTGCCGACTTCTACTGGCTTCGAGCGCGTGTTCGATAACATAGGCGCTACCCGTAACCGTGGCGTGGAATTGCAGTTGGGAACAGTTAACATAGACCAGACAGACGGATTCCGTTGGACATCGGACTTCAGCTTTACCAGAAACAAGGAAGAAGTGGTGAAACTGGCCGACGGTGTGGAAAGGGACCTGAACTTTGGTGACTTCGGACTTTTTGTGGGTGAGCCGATTAACGTGTTCTACGACTATGAGAAGATCGGCATCTGGCAAGTGGGCCAGGAGGATGAAGCAGCACTGAACCAGCAGCAGCCTGGCGATATCCGCGTGAAAGACCAGAATGGCGATGGCATCATTACCCCTGAAGACAGAACGGTAATCGGCAACGAAACACCTGATTGGACGCTTGGCGTAACCAACCGCTTTGGCTACAAGGGCGTGGAGCTTTCGTTCCTGGTGTACGCCAGAATGGGACAGACCATCATTAGCGAGGCAGCCGGTTCTTATAAGATAGACGGTTTGGAGAACGGCCCGGTAGTGGATTACTGGACACCTGAGAACCCGACGAATGCCTACCCAAGACCGAACGCAGGCACCAGCAGGGCAAGTACACGCTACTACTCTACACTGCAGTACGTGGACGGCTCCTTCATCAAGGTAAGAGATATTACGCTTGCCTACAGCTTCCCGCAGAGCATCTCTGAAAGGTTAAGACTCTCTAACCTGCGCGTTTACGCAACGGCGAAAAACTACTTTATCCTGAAGAGCGAGATCGACCCTTACGATCCTGAAAGAGGAGGAGCTTTAAGCTTCCCGATGACGAAGCAGATGGTGTTTGGTATTAATGTAGCCTTCTAG
- a CDS encoding pectinesterase family protein: protein MKRLSALLILCLIATLVQAQQGRVVVAQDGSGDYTSIQAAVDVVPSFPEKRVEIFIKNGIYREKIIIPTWKSNLSFIGEDKYKTIIRWDDHSGKGDINTFTSYTVLVQGNDFRAENITFENSAGRTVGQAVALHVEADRCVFEDCRIIGDQDTLYAGVNGSRQYYRNCYIEGTTDFIFGPATAVFENCIIHCKKNSYITAASTPEGQAFGFVFLNCTVTASEEATKVYLGRPWRPYAKTVFISTKLGKHIRPEGWHNWSKPEAEKTAFYAEYKSIGPGAAPKARVSWAKQLKRREARKYTVNNILSGNDGWKVISE from the coding sequence ATGAAACGACTGTCAGCCCTACTTATACTTTGTTTGATTGCTACGCTCGTGCAGGCGCAGCAGGGCAGGGTAGTTGTGGCGCAGGACGGAAGCGGAGATTATACTTCCATTCAGGCCGCGGTAGATGTCGTGCCTTCTTTCCCGGAGAAGCGGGTGGAGATTTTTATTAAGAATGGCATCTACCGCGAAAAGATCATTATCCCCACCTGGAAGTCCAACCTTTCCTTTATCGGGGAGGACAAGTATAAAACCATCATCCGCTGGGATGACCACTCCGGCAAGGGAGACATTAACACTTTTACTTCTTATACGGTACTGGTGCAGGGCAATGACTTCAGGGCAGAGAACATCACCTTCGAGAACAGCGCCGGCAGAACGGTAGGGCAGGCGGTGGCATTGCATGTAGAGGCCGACCGCTGCGTGTTCGAAGACTGCCGCATCATCGGTGACCAGGATACGCTTTATGCCGGGGTAAACGGGAGCCGGCAGTATTACCGCAACTGCTACATCGAGGGCACCACAGATTTTATCTTCGGCCCGGCCACAGCCGTATTTGAAAACTGCATCATCCACTGCAAGAAAAACTCCTACATCACGGCTGCCTCCACCCCGGAAGGGCAGGCGTTCGGCTTCGTTTTCCTGAACTGCACTGTCACCGCCTCAGAGGAGGCAACTAAAGTATACTTGGGCCGCCCCTGGAGGCCTTATGCCAAAACGGTGTTCATCAGCACAAAGCTCGGGAAGCACATCAGGCCGGAGGGATGGCACAACTGGAGCAAACCTGAGGCGGAGAAGACGGCATTCTATGCAGAGTACAAATCAATCGGACCGGGCGCTGCTCCCAAGGCAAGGGTTAGTTGGGCAAAACAGCTGAAAAGGCGTGAAGCACGAAAGTATACAGTAAATAATATATTATCGGGAAATGACGGTTGGAAAGTAATAAGTGAGTAA
- a CDS encoding pectate lyase family protein codes for MQQLAFPGAEGFGKFTTGGRGGQVVVVTNLNDEGPGSLREAVRKKGPRMVVFAVSGILDLESPLDINNPDITIAGQSAPGDGVTIRNFPVNIKADNVIVRYLRFRMGDVKGVQADALTANKGKSNIIVDHCSMSWATDESASFYDNTNFTLQWCIISESLNQSIHAKGDHGYGGIWGGVGASFHHNLLANHMSRMPRFSGSKTTANSPDELVDFRNNVIFNWGGNNTYGGERGRYNMVNNFYKPGPATPKSKKDRLLEPYAPYGQFYLAGNVVEGSPEVTQYNALGVALEHPDSALVGNPFNSTAIPDQSAQEAFASVLAHAGASYRRDAVDARVVQEVRTGQATNGKNKNGIIDSQKDVGGWPEMKAVEAPADKDQDGMPDAWERQQKLNADDAADAAAYTLDKQYTNIEVYLNSLVEGNLVK; via the coding sequence GTGCAGCAGCTGGCATTCCCTGGAGCAGAGGGCTTCGGTAAATTCACGACCGGTGGCCGCGGCGGACAAGTGGTGGTGGTTACGAACCTGAACGATGAAGGGCCGGGCAGTTTGCGGGAGGCCGTCCGAAAAAAAGGACCACGCATGGTGGTGTTCGCTGTCTCTGGTATACTTGACCTGGAGTCGCCGCTTGATATAAACAATCCTGATATCACCATTGCCGGCCAGTCAGCGCCGGGCGATGGCGTCACGATTCGAAACTTTCCTGTTAACATCAAGGCCGATAATGTAATTGTACGCTACCTGCGTTTCCGCATGGGCGATGTGAAGGGCGTACAGGCGGATGCGCTGACGGCAAATAAGGGGAAAAGCAACATCATTGTGGACCACTGCTCCATGAGCTGGGCAACCGATGAGAGCGCTTCCTTCTACGACAATACAAATTTCACGCTGCAGTGGTGCATCATTTCCGAAAGCCTGAACCAGTCTATACATGCCAAGGGCGACCACGGGTACGGCGGTATCTGGGGAGGCGTGGGCGCGTCGTTTCACCACAACCTGCTGGCCAACCACATGAGCCGCATGCCGCGTTTCAGTGGTTCCAAAACCACGGCCAACTCACCTGACGAATTGGTGGACTTCCGTAACAACGTAATCTTTAACTGGGGTGGCAACAACACCTATGGCGGCGAAAGGGGAAGGTACAACATGGTGAACAACTTCTACAAGCCCGGCCCGGCCACACCAAAATCAAAGAAAGACAGGCTGCTGGAGCCTTACGCACCTTACGGGCAGTTTTACCTGGCAGGCAACGTGGTGGAGGGAAGTCCGGAAGTGACGCAGTATAACGCCTTAGGCGTAGCGCTGGAACATCCGGATTCTGCGCTGGTGGGAAATCCGTTCAACAGCACGGCCATACCGGATCAGTCTGCGCAGGAGGCTTTTGCCTCTGTGCTGGCCCATGCCGGTGCCAGTTACCGACGCGATGCAGTGGATGCGCGCGTGGTACAGGAAGTAAGAACAGGGCAGGCAACCAACGGCAAAAACAAGAACGGCATTATCGATTCGCAAAAGGACGTGGGTGGCTGGCCAGAAATGAAGGCTGTAGAAGCACCTGCCGATAAGGACCAGGACGGCATGCCGGATGCATGGGAGCGCCAGCAAAAACTGAATGCTGACGACGCCGCAGACGCTGCCGCTTACACGCTGGACAAGCAGTACACGAATATCGAAGTATACTTGAACAGTTTAGTAGAAGGAAATCTGGTTAAGTAA
- a CDS encoding DUF4861 domain-containing protein, with amino-acid sequence MNNRLIESLTYWIPLQLLLVVLFAQDAHAQNLKQEFPRALSMEVKNPLSQPRQNVMVFIAEADLKKSAPDFNPNAFVVLNGKTEIPSQYNSKLKEKKGIMLVLDELKANEARKLTIRYNKQGIAKRDYTKRTQAELSHKVGGKFKNRKYIGGTFQNVDSLRVPDEVTDHSYYIRYEGPGWESDKVGYRFYLDWRNGTDVFGKKTNEMVLQQVGQDGYDSYHEEGAWGMDVLKVGKSLGVGTLAHFHNGQANRIAETDSMISVIRENGNLYSSIGTNYYGWKVADMEMGVQSQLGIHAGSRLTHHQVQVTGANPENLSTGLIKDAKAKLLSSTGSDKAWGYLATYGQQSLNNDKLGIAVLFRPKDFIRFTEDANSHVVQLKPEANQLEYYFLAAWELEPEGIKNEAQFTEYLNKTAAELANPVQVRLSKR; translated from the coding sequence ATGAACAACAGACTAATTGAGAGCCTGACATACTGGATACCACTCCAACTGCTGCTGGTTGTGCTGTTCGCACAGGATGCGCACGCGCAGAACCTCAAGCAGGAGTTCCCACGGGCACTGAGCATGGAAGTGAAAAATCCGCTGAGCCAGCCGCGCCAGAACGTGATGGTATTTATAGCGGAAGCGGATTTAAAGAAATCTGCGCCTGACTTCAATCCAAATGCCTTTGTGGTGCTGAACGGCAAAACGGAAATTCCGAGCCAGTACAACAGCAAGTTAAAAGAAAAAAAGGGAATTATGCTGGTGCTGGATGAGCTGAAAGCGAATGAGGCGCGCAAGCTTACCATCCGATACAACAAGCAAGGCATAGCAAAAAGAGATTATACCAAACGCACCCAGGCCGAATTATCGCACAAAGTAGGCGGGAAGTTTAAAAACAGGAAGTACATCGGCGGCACGTTTCAAAACGTGGATTCACTGCGCGTGCCGGATGAAGTAACTGACCACTCCTACTATATCCGCTATGAAGGCCCAGGCTGGGAGTCTGATAAAGTAGGCTACCGCTTTTACCTGGACTGGCGCAATGGTACGGATGTGTTCGGGAAGAAAACAAACGAAATGGTGCTGCAGCAGGTGGGCCAGGATGGCTATGACTCTTACCATGAGGAAGGCGCCTGGGGTATGGATGTGCTGAAAGTAGGCAAGTCTTTGGGTGTGGGCACCCTCGCTCATTTCCACAACGGGCAGGCAAACCGCATCGCTGAGACAGACAGTATGATCAGCGTGATCAGGGAAAACGGCAACCTGTACTCCTCCATCGGCACCAACTACTATGGCTGGAAAGTGGCCGATATGGAAATGGGCGTACAGTCGCAGTTGGGCATACACGCCGGCAGCCGCCTGACGCACCACCAGGTGCAGGTAACAGGGGCAAACCCGGAGAATTTAAGTACCGGGCTGATAAAGGATGCGAAGGCAAAACTGCTTTCGAGCACAGGCAGCGACAAGGCGTGGGGCTATCTGGCCACCTACGGCCAGCAAAGCCTGAACAACGACAAGCTGGGAATTGCCGTGCTGTTCCGCCCCAAAGATTTTATCCGTTTCACCGAAGATGCCAACAGCCATGTGGTGCAGCTGAAGCCTGAAGCGAACCAACTGGAGTATTATTTTCTGGCAGCCTGGGAACTGGAGCCGGAGGGTATAAAGAACGAAGCGCAGTTTACAGAATACCTGAACAAAACGGCAGCCGAGTTGGCTAACCCGGTTCAGGTTAGGCTTTCGAAACGGTAG